A genome region from Penicillium psychrofluorescens genome assembly, chromosome: 3 includes the following:
- a CDS encoding uncharacterized protein (ID:PFLUO_005050-T1.cds;~source:funannotate), translating into MRAGTYVLLITSPLNAGLNYIFCYTFNIGLLGAPFATGLSYWISFALLVLYAKLVAGSECWGGWSREAFQNLGTFARLALLGFVHVGTEWWAFEIVALAAGRLGTIPLAAQSVIMTADQVLNTIPFGIGVATSTRVGNLLGLRNGGAASRAAHTSAVLSMVVGGVVLALLMGTRDRFAKIFNDDASVVKLTAEVLPYVALFQIADGLNGSCGGSLRGMGRQHVGALVNIVSYYCGALPLGIWLAFHGWGLKGLWVGQCIALYLVGFLEWIIVARSQWEVEVRKAFVRMDVHDSLEAGFET; encoded by the coding sequence ATGAGAGCAGGCACCTACGTCCTCCTGATCACCTCCCCACTCAACGCCGGCCTCAACTATATATTCTGCTACACATTCAACATCGGCCTCTTAGGCGCCCCCTTTGCCACCGGTCTCTCTTACTGGATATCCTTCGCGCTGCTGGTGCTATACGCAAAGCTAGTCGCCGGATCCGAGTGCTGGGGCGGCTGGTCGCGAGAGGCGTTCCAGAACCTGGGCACATTTGCCCggctcgcccttctcggaTTCGTGCACGTCGGCACGGAGTGGTGGGCCTTTGAGATCGTGGCACTGGCAGCGGGTCGACTGGGCACGATCCCACTTGCGGCGCAGAGTGTCATCATGACGGCTGACCAGGTGCTCAACACGATTCCGTTCGGTATCGGCGTAGCGACATCTACTCGTGTTGGTAATCTGCTGGGATTGCGGAATGGCGGTGCAGCGTCACGCGCGGCGCATACGTCTGCTGTTCTCAGTATGGTTGTTGGCGGAGTTGTGCTGGCATTGCTGATGGGCACGCGAGACCGTTTTGCAAAGATCTTCAACGATGATGCCAGCGTTGTGAAGCTGACTGCTGAGGTTCTGCCCTATGTGGCTCTGTTTCAAATTGCCGATGGGCTGAATGGAAGCTGTGGTGGGAGTCTGCGTGGAATGGGGAGACAGCATGTCGGTGCGCTGGTCAATATCGTGAGCTACTATTGCGGTGCACTGCCACTGGGTATATGGTTGGCGTTTCATGGTTGGGGACTGAAGGGCCTGTGGGTGGGACAGTGTATTGCTCTGTATCTGGTCGGGTTCCTGGAGTGGATTATCGTGGCTCGGAGTCAGTGGGAGGTCGAGGTGCGCAAGGCATTTGTACGGATGGATGTTCATGACAGCTTGGAAGCTGGCTTTGAGACATAG